Proteins co-encoded in one Euleptes europaea isolate rEulEur1 chromosome 1, rEulEur1.hap1, whole genome shotgun sequence genomic window:
- the LOC130490594 gene encoding zinc finger protein 883-like: MSGSILSGTETSSLSDPPPSPGAPVSLSHGWRWKMRLAAASHHPTPRRGGAHPAVPTQPPPPVLYGCNEACAATLRPPSPVQAAASSLGCTLRPLRPAGWCEAAAAVEVKRCYQSTVFVEEQKWLLHLQYRSQLLVHKRIHTKEKPFECSECGKKFTVSSSLQINLRTHTGEKPFECSECGKRYSCSSSLLQQKRTHTGEKPFECSVYGKKFNQGSDLQRHLRMHTGEKPFECSECGKRFISSGRLHRHKRTHTGEKPFECSVCGKRYSSSSSLQMHLRIHTGEKPFECSECGKKFIQSSDLQRHLRTHTGEKPFVCSKCGKKFSQRAHLLQHLRTHTGEKSFECSESGTKFTSSGQLQQHQRTHASEKPFQCSECGKKFGRKVHLLQHLGTHTQEKPFECSECGKKFSRKVYLLQHLGTHTQEKPFECSECGKKFSLSCTLQRHRKIHIGEKLFECLECGKKFYKNSDLQRHLRSHTGEKPFECSECGKRFSYTSSLQKHRRSHTGEKPFECSECGKRFGYSYSLQKHRRTHTGEKPFECSVCGKRFSSNNYLHQHQRTHTVALAGCPAQISDAVVVAQGGEAAPQIRGMKGFICDSQYKAWDLRIFGTTSPGVPPESIALEKYQLAHASQPKECVAVLDKGQGVFCLGPSAWWKCLPSSIKTLRDRKDFHRLCKTELFHQAYN; this comes from the exons ATGTCGGGTTCAATTTTGTCGGGGACGGAAACCAGCAGCCTGAGCGACCCGCCCCCTTCCCCGGGTGCACCAGTCTCCTTATCTCATGGCTGGAGGTGGAAGATGCGCCTCGCCGCCGCTTCACACCATCCCACCCCCAGGAGAGGAGGTGCCCACCCAGCTGTGCCCACCCAGCCACCTCCCCCCGTCCTTTACGGGTGCAACGAGGCCTGTGCGGCCACGCTGCGCCCACCTTCCCCCGTCCAGGCGGCTGCTTCCAGCCTGGGCTGCACCTTGCGTCCTCTCCGGCCAGCGGGATGGTGTGAAGCAGCGGCGGCAGTG GAAGTGAAGAGATGCTATCAATCCACCGTCTTTGTGGAGGagcagaaatggctgcttcacCTCCAGTACAG atcacagctccttgtaCACAAAAGAATACACACAAAGGAAAAACCCTTTGAGtgttcagaatgtggaaagaaattcactgTGAGTTCCAGTCTCCAAATAAATCTAaggactcacacaggggagaaacctttcgaatgctcagagtgtggaaagagatacaGTTGCAGTTCCAGCCTTCTGCAACAAaagagaacccacactggggaaaaaccatttgaatgctcagtgtatGGAAAGAAATTCAATCAGGGTAgtgatcttcaaaggcatctaagaatgcacacaggggagaaaccttttgaatgctcagagtgtggaaagagattcatttcAAGTGGCCGTCTTCACCGCCATaaaagaacccatacaggggagaaaccatttgaatgctcagtgtgtggaaagagatacaGTAGCAGTTCCAGTCTTCAAATgcatctaagaatccacacaggggagaaaccatttgaatgctcagagtgtggaaagaaattcattcAGAGTTctgatcttcaaaggcatctaagaacccacacaggtgagaaaccttttGTATGCTCAAAATGTGGGAAGAAATTTAGTCAGCGTGCCCATCTTctacagcatctaagaacccacacaggggagaaatcttttgaatgctcagagtctGGAACAAAATTCACTTCAAGTGGCCaacttcaacagcatcaaagaacccatgcAAGTGAGaaaccttttcaatgctcagaatgtgggaagAAATTCGGTCGGAAAGTCCATCTTCTGCAGCATCTAGgaacccacacacaggagaaacctttcgaatgctcagaatgtgggaagAAATTCAGTCGGAAAGTCTATCTTCTGCAGCATCTAGgaacccacacacaggagaaacctttcgaatgctcagaatgtggaaagaaattcagtttgAGTTGCACTCTTCAACGGCATCGAAAAATCCATATAG gggagaaactgtttgaatgcttggaatgtggaaagaaattctaTAAAAATAgtgatcttcaaaggcatctaagatcccacacaggggagaaaccgtttgaatgctcagagtgtggaaagagattcagttacacttccagtcttcaaaagcatcgacgaagccacacaggggagaaaccgtttgaatgctcagagtgtgggaagagattcggTTACAGTtacagtcttcaaaagcatcgacgaacccacacaggggagaaaccgtttgaatgctcagtgtgtggaaagagattcagttcaaATAACTATCTTcaccagcatcaaagaacccacac GGTAGCACTTGCAGGATGCCCTGCTCAGATCAGCGATGCTGTTGTTGTGGCACAAGGGGGAGAGGCGGCCCCGCAGATACGAGGGatgaagggctttatatgtgACAGCCAATACAAGGCCTGGGACCTTCGCAtctttgggaccacctctcctggtgtgCCCCCAGAGAGCATTGCACTCGAGAAGTATCAACTCGCTCATGCTTCCCAGCCCAAGGAGTGCGTGGccgtcctcgacaagggccagggtgTTTTCTGCCTTGGCCCCTCGGCCTGGTGGAAATGCCTCCCTAGTAGCATCAAGACCCTGCGGGACCGTAAGGATTTCCACAGGCtctgcaaaacagagctattccaccaggcctacaactga